Proteins from one Podospora pseudoanserina strain CBS 124.78 chromosome 1, whole genome shotgun sequence genomic window:
- a CDS encoding hypothetical protein (COG:K; EggNog:ENOG503PWWN), which yields MEQTSGWIQNNTNQLPGEHSGQGLPSELQHRSDTGSHGWTYDENSSNHLGYHDPNLHHSITNPTDLSSYQQPVADARIPSPTYLHLETSFDQSSSTLEGQWVSNSPISPSVPYGDIACTFSSTSSIQTSPMILSPANDHWTYQSFPINHTYGVSLSQPDSPIVSAPFDAPHSAREMPASYFAVCMMSDTTLPLDQGSHDRSLSSSTIPPEFEPAPTQHQQHNGRPASLNLRKTTKASGKGQLPSPSTKTKVTPRSKDSKTVSPASSSSIQPHKQTKSNGPSLRTATRRFRRTPEEAPPRPGELAEDQRARENHNQVEKEYRIRLHKGFEELLEALCALPEEERVIARHSKTAGGSVNGDYDDDDEHMAIIGALLDERTGLGLPANRNTGGKGKKKQRRMSKAEVLHYTCRVLKSMGDGNQKLKEEVERLRSEHDMRLKRTGSS from the exons ATGGAGCAAACTTCGGGGTGGATTCAAAATAATACAAACCAG CTCCCTGGGGAACATTCCGGGCAAGGGCTGCCATCAGAACTCCAACATCGTTCAGATACGGGCAGTCATGGATGGACATATGACGAGAACTCGAGCAACCATCTCGGCTACCATGACCCCAACCTTCACCACAGCATCACTAATCCCACCGACCTCTCATCCTATCAGCAGCCCGTGGCAGATGCCAGAATTCCAAGCCCTACCTACTTGCACTTGGAAACTTCCTTCGACCAGAGCTCCTCGACTCTAGAAGGCCAGTGGGTTTCGAACAGCCCAATAAGCCCGTCAGTACCTTACGGCGACATTGCCTGCACCTTCAGCTCAACCAGCAGTATTCAAACTTCGCCGATGATTTTGAGCCCAGCCAACGATCATTGGACGTATCAGTCTTTCCCGATAAACCACACATATGGAGTCTCGTTGAGCCAACCCGATTCACCCATAGTTTCGGCTCCCTTTGACGCACCACACTCTGCTCGGGAGATGCCGGCGTCATATTTTGCTGTGTGCATGATGTCCGATACCACATTACCTCTAGACCAAGGGTCGCATGACAGGTCGCTTTCTTCTTCCACGATCCCACCCGAATTCGAACCAGCACCGacacagcaccaacagcaTAATGGCAGACCTGCGAGTTTGAACCTGCGGAAGACAACAAAAGCCTCGGGTAAAGGACAGCtaccctcaccctcaacgaAAACAAAGGTGACTCCCCGATCCAAAGACTCCAAGACAGTCTCTCCAGCCAGCTCAAGTTCAATACAACCGCACAAGCAAACGAAGTCAAACGGTCCCAGCTTGCGCACTGCGACCCGCCGGTTTAGACGCACCCCTGAAGAAGCTCCACCACGACCAGGAGAGTTGGCTGAAGATCAGCGTGCCAGGGAAAATCATAATCAGGTTGAGAAGGAGTACCGGATCAGGCTGCACAAAGGCTTCGAGGAGCTACTCGAAGCGCTGTGCGCTTTGCCGGAAGAGGAAAGAGTGATAGCCCGCCACAGCAAAACGGCCGGCGGAAGTGTGAATGGAGACtatgacgacgacgacgaacaTATGGCCATCATTGGGGCCCTGCTGGACGAAAGGACTGGTCTTGGATTGCCCGCAAACAGGAACACGGGGGGcaaagggaagaagaaacagaGGAGAATGAGCAAGGCAGAGGTGCTTCAC